The Nitrospirota bacterium genome window below encodes:
- a CDS encoding PCYCGC motif-containing (lipo)protein: VDDHASVUDICLREALRASELHKKGKSIAAIRKAIDKEFGK; encoded by the coding sequence ATGTTGATGACCACGCATCTGTCTGAGACATCTGTCTCAGGGAGGCCCTGCGGGCATCCGAGCTACATAAGAAGGGAAAAAGTATTGCGGCGATAAGAAAGGCTATAGACAAAGAATTCGGGAAATAG